The following proteins come from a genomic window of Metarhizium brunneum chromosome 2, complete sequence:
- the tcpN_2 gene encoding N-methyltransferase tcpN: protein MSVADIGTGTGLWLLDLAREVPSSVTLHGYDISDKQFPPSQMLPQNVSLKQLDSLGDVPTELQGRYDVVHLRMWANNLSSKEVGSFICNLSKMLKPGGYIQWEDVDLCNHGIRTKQVEEFDQQMKELFKLAGRDYRYLRISMFFSVDLDSYIPTRQLDSNLALFASKT, encoded by the exons ATGAGTGTTGCAGACATTGGGACCGGAACAGG GCTTTGGCTTCTGGATCTTGCACGAGAGGTTCCCAGCTCAGTCACTCTTCATGGATATGATATATCCGACAAGCAGTTTCCTCCTTCACAGATGCTGCCCCAGAATGTCTCGCTCAAGCAACTAGACTCCTTGGGAGACGTTCCCACTGAATTGCAAGGCCGATACGACGTCGTTCACCTCCGAATGTGGGCGAACAACCTGTCTTCAAAGGAGGTGGGTTCTTTCATCTGCAACCTCTCCAAGATGCTAA AACCTGGAGGCTACATCCAATGGGAGGACGTAGATCTGTGTAACCACGGAATTAGGACGAAACAGGTGGAAGAATTTGATCAGCAGATGAAGGAGCTCTTCAAGCTTGCGGGGAGAGATTACAGGTACTTGCGAATTTCCATGTTTTTCTCGGTTGACCTTGATTCTTACATTCCCACGCGACAGTTGGATTCAAACCTTGCCTTGTTCGCTTCAAAGACATGA